ATGGTAACAAGATTTgatctaatagatgttaaattcgcattggggataaagaatatttatttgggtttttatccatatacaccgatgcaggctgcaccgatgtgtgtcactACTGTATACTCAAAAGATATATTTTTGAAACCTTGCATAAAAGTGTTGTTTGTTTCGGcagtatttctttgttttatgaaaTACTTCATTTTAATTTCAAGGAAGGAAATTCAAATGTATTTAACTGCAACATTCCTTTTTTCCATTGACTTGTTTTCAGCTAAAGCAATTGACGAGATACCAGAAATATGAAACGTGCAGAGATTTCAGAGTATCCATAGAGTTTTGTGTTTGTCATCAATTTCCAGCTGGGACTCCTTAATATAAAAGTATGTAGATAAGGTATCTAGATCGTCCAATTTATATAATTCATGTAGACTCTTAGAGAAATACTCTTGCGTACGAGTTGGTGTATATACGAGTTGATGAATGTACGGGTTGTTGCACTGACGAGTTGTATGCAGCCACCCAAAGGCAAACAGGAAGCTGGTCTTCTTGCCCTCTGGCAAGCTCACCCCAACCTCAAATAATGTCGCCCCAAACAAAGTTGCTCCCAACAATGTCGCCCCAAACAAGTTTACCTTGCCTGGGTAGTGTTGAGCTGATCCTGCCTGGGTGTGGTATTGAACTCACCCAGCCTGGGAAGTGAGATCCTCCACCAATTACCAACGGTTACATATTGATGAAGGCAGCTTAAATGCAGAGATTCAATAAGCGGAAATTTTAAATCTGGCAACTAAACGCTCACTTAATTTTTTATATTGAGTTAACTGttcactgtttttattttttatattttttataaaactctGATTGTACTTTTTACACAGTTCAGCCATTTGGCTGcaatgtttgattgtttttatttactaaTAAAATCAATTAATCCTGGATAGACTTTTGAGTATTGTTCCAAATTATGCATAAACTTGTTAATGGCTCTAGCAGGGTCTTTCTCAATCGCCAACTCTAATTTTCAAAATTCTTGAATGATAGACGGCCCTTTTGTTGCCGAGAATGTGGCACCAATCTCTGTAAAAGTCAATTTTGTTACAACACAGGGTGAGCTCGTTTGGGGCAACATTGTTGGTGGCAGGCTACCTTGTTGGGGCAAGCTTGTTAGGGGATGATATTACCAGCACTTAGACTTCCCCCTAGCTCTATGCCAAGGAGATAAGAACACCTAAAGGATGGGGTAAGTTATCTTAACTACGGTACAACAACCCTTCAGTACCATTTAAGTTAAGTTCAAAGCTGGAACATTATTAATGCTGTGTGCAATCATCATTACACTTacttattttgttgaaaattggcTCAAAAGCATGAATAGCATAAAAGTATTAATAGCTGAAAAGTATTATAGATAATTCATAACCACCCGGCACAGTTTATCAATTATGACCCCCTAACATTAACATCAGACCTGAATAGAAGTGATATTAGGACTTGTACTTGGGTGGGGGATATCCATTGGAAAAGTAGAGTTGGTAATATTTTGGGGCTAACAACCTCAAAGGTCAAGGTCATGGCTGTGATTTATAGCTAAAAAGCTGTACAGGTAAATTCACAAAAAGTAGGAATGCATAGAGATAATTCCATTCAGCATATAATTTATTCCATTTTCTGTATACAGTAATGCGAAATACAGGTACATGCATGGGCCGTTTTGTTTTACACTAACAGTTAAAGGGTGAAgaagttattttaaaagtttaagaAAAAAGAGTTTTTTAAGCTTTACAAATCTGTAACTTTCTTATTTTAAATGTGGTTCATATTGTTGGTCATATTACAAACAGATGGGTTAGAAATGGAAATATTTGGTTGAACAGTGTTTGTCGAATAATTAATTACCATTCAAAGTTCAGCAAATTTCAAGACCTAACTTGTAATAGTTTCTTAAACACTAATTAGCGTGACTGATAATATTATACAAGAACATTAACTTGCCTGcaaccgatttcacaaaacgctaggattaatcctatctctagttaggatgagtaacccgtcctaacttgggatgggttcaatgcgtcctttGTCTTTGGATGCGGAACGCGGAACTTGACTcatcctaagtcataagattaatcccaaaacaggaagagtttggtgaaatcgacggctggtgaTTTGAAGCCATAAGAATGCATCCATGTTTGTGAGCAAACCCTTGCTCTATACAACTTTTCTTTGTTATCGGTAAACTCAAAATTaagaacattaaaaaaaaaagtttgcgTCTCATTCACGCACATGCATCAATTTGCATGCATctattttgtgtacttttagtTGCCATCCTTTATATATTTACAGTGAGAATATGAGCTAAGCTACGGACTTTAtaacaaacataaataaattagCTATATAAAATTGCACATTGTTTTGATAAGAATACCACAGagtaaacaaatcacaaataaaACCTTTTGTGTAAATTCGATTTACATGATACAAAGATGTTATTGTATGGATGACAGTCCTATAAACTATTTTCTACTTTGGTACATTAATCTAAAACTCTGCTACTAAGGTTGTTTAAAATCCGAACTACTGGTCTTTACACAGGGCCACTGTACTTTCCAAGTTAGCACATGGGTGTTGAATGTTAGATTGCACTGGTACTTGGAATATTCTCCCACTTGTTTTACATACACAAAGCTTGTACACAGAAGCTCTTGGTCGATTTATTACACCTCTTGCAGCTTTAGGAATCAAAGTTGAGTTGAGATAGAGACCACCACTGCCATCAAGGATTAATGTAGACctctgaaataataaaaagacaatTTCAGTCCATTTGAAGGTTTGTTACGATTGTAGTCCCATTTAATGCCGCAATAGCCCATATGCACACGCACCATCTTGAAAATATACCACAATGCATTTTGGGAAACGAGGTACATaacataatacaaaaacaacaaatgctGCAAAGTAGGATGCTATGCTGTAGTTTATATGTAACTAGCCCAGGTTGAACAATTGTGCACCACATTGCTTCAAAACCAAAGAGCCATAATGGTTGCTGATTTTGCATGAACCCAGTTTCACCCAGAATCCTTTGAGCATGGACCCTACTCCCAAGGCTACTTCTGGGTAATGCTGTTTTCCTGGGTGTAAAGTTCAAGTGTAAACAGATCAACCAACGTTGTCTGTGAGAGTAGAAGTTTTAGACTGGAAATTTCTattgatgattttgtttatcAGTTTACTTACCGATTCTATTGAGATATCCTGTGCTTTAAAATTCAATTGTTTAGCAAAAACATTGACTGCTTCACTGCCATGTAAACCAACAGGTGCCTCTGATTGAATCACCAGGTCTTCCTTTGCACTGCTTACAATCTGAAATCAACATACAATGTAACAAAAAGTCAGTCATTTCATCAGCAACAATATTAGTATAATATGCAGCAACACTAAGAAATAAGTTTGTGGACTTGAGGAAGATGTCTATCTTCCACAACTTGCTAATCAAAAAAGGAATTAAATTTTTCTGTTTCTTAACCACATGAAACAAGATTATCAGGCATAGGTTTTCTGGTTCATGAATGTTTACATGTCTTAAAATGCCAGCTAGTTCACTAGTTATTACCTGAGGAGAAGTAATCTGTAGCGACTGTAGTGTGTAGGCACTGGTTGGAGCAATAACTTCCTTGTCTTTGTCAGTATGGAAGATAACGGCACCAGACAGTGGGTTGATGACCTTCAGACCTTTATGACCTCTCATAACGGTCTCTCCAACTTTCACTTCAACTGATGAATCAAAGTATTTAAAGTGGTTAACTTAAAGTAATGACTGATTATTTACAAACTGCCCATCCATCCTTCAGTCCTGCTGGGCACTGTCGTTTTCCGACCAGAACTCCAGTAGAACTTGTACTTGGGTAGGGGTTGCCCAAGTTCTGAGCACTGTGTTGATTGCTACATGTCTTGGTGGTCATTTGGTTCTTATCATCGTACCAGATACGTGTTGTgacacataattaatttattaCTAAACAGCTGTTGTTAAAGAGTGGAAATAAATACATTAGGGTTTTGAAATATATCAAACAAACTCTTACCACTTGTTTTCAAACTGCTACCTGCACCAATGTGTACCTGTTAACAGTAAAACATGTTGAAACATTAAATAAAGTGCAAATTGATCAATGGTGCTTGTCTTTATGAACGCAATCAAAATAGACAATATGAACGCGCAAAAAATCTCTGAAAAACTTCCACCATTTGAAAAAGTACTTAATCGCCAACATAAGTTGCTTGTAATCATGTTTTACTCGACAAGTATAACCTGCACTTACTGATGCGTTTTGAGCACTGATTTGCATATCCCGTCCCAGGAAACTACCAATGTGTCCATTGCTGCTCTTGATTTTCTCTGCGTTGGTTTCTTGAGAGAAGCGTACAAGTCCACCTCGAAGAAACTGCAGAGAAGGCAATCCGTTGTGATCCAACTGAAGAACCCATATCACTAAGGCTGTTACCTAGTCATAATTAACATAATGAGCAATTTGTGTCAGatctaaatacaaacaatttatgTTGCACAAAATTTATGATGCACAAAATCATAATGGAcaaagcaagatttgtctgtgctcaACCAGTTTATGTGCTAAACAGGATTTATGATAACAGATTTAGCGTCAATCAATATAAACATCACTGACATAGTCTTAGTCTATACAAATAAATACTTACAGCTAAATTACCGATTGCAGTGATATACAATAAAGCCAAGAAGCAGTAAGCAAAATATCGCTTTCTCCCTCTGAGCCCAGTCTTATGCAAATGCTCTTCATGCACTGGCACATGACCTGCTCTGAAGTTACTATTGTGTTCTTTATTCACACGGCGTCTTTCCAGAGACTTCTCAAGCATAGACAAATTCCCATTAGTACCTCTCTGTagaaaatacaaagaaaaaaggTTCCACATAAGAATGAAGTTCAATTCAAACTAGAAGGAAAGAAATCCACGGGTTTAGAACAAATTCATCGTCCCAAGTTTTCATTTGAGTTGTGACAAGATTTTAGGGAGAGGTTTGTCCTTTTGTTTATTATACGCTGCTACTTGCTAGTGCTACATTCCAAAACAGCAAGTTTTATTATCGGGTGACCAAGCGAATGTTATGCCTGATAGTTATCACACGGTCATTTGTACTAGAGTTATTGTGGAGACTTGCTATTgactattattaataattgtttttgtttccatttctAAAGAATCAAGTTGTAATGGGACAGTTTAAACGTTCCTCCATGGGTCAACAAAGAAAACCATTGTGTGGACCTTTGTTCTTTGTTCTCCACAGACTCTGATGTGTATAGatcgtattgaataacccctttgctgttatgaaagtcgccatcttgtagggctaACTGTATGCGCGTCTTAATGCGTACATAATAAAAGGCAAAGCAGCATGCAATAGCCCGGTTTGATACGGCACAAGCACAAACACACGCGCACGCTCAACAAAGACGCCGtcgttgtagggcagatattagggacttttcgttttcgacgacggatgatactgcgacggttgttcagctaaacgttgtcgttttcagcagaacaaagattcatcccaagtactgtcgtagaaattgagggacgaccgtcctcaaagccgacgcatgtgcagatgacgccaaatgtcatctttaccgtcgcagaaccacaaataccatccgtcgtcgaaaacgaaaagtccctattgaaACGGGGACCGGACAACGTAATATTCAATACGGTGATTGCCGGGGTTGCCTACCCGAGCCTACCCCCTTCTACGCCTACTATCTAGAGTCTAGATAGACCCTGTACTGGGCCCTGGCTGCACTGTGCATACATGACAAAATACAGTCAGTGCAGTAACGTTCAGACCCTACGACTACGTGCATTATGATGATGAATGATTGGTGGTGCACGGTCGTTCATCTTGGAAAGTATTGTTCGTTGTACAAAATCACGGCGTTTGCTTAACTCATAAGCGATATCAGTGTCTTGAGAACTCTTATCAAAGGCACATGCATCAATAAATATATAAGATTTTGTGAAtatcaatacaaatttaattaacAAAAGGTAGGATTTGTTTGTTACCTGATAAACGGACGTAGCCATTTTACTGGGTTGTCATAATGTTGAAgcacgccctctgttgacacgCTGATGCGTGAATTTTTGTTCGGACCACCTGccaccgaccgaccgaccgactagccttgctcaaggcagtcgcattattcgctccgaaaagatgccgctgtaaacccacccgtataccctgtacGTGGTGCGTGCGATTACACCGCATggcccacccgtatacacactgtcacatcgtacgactactgtgcatacaagtcatccgcactcgtaccactaactgcatgcggatagtgtacgggggtcGTGTCGTGCCGACCGGGAGTCAGTGTTTGCAGCCACCCTGCCCCTAGTAGCCACCAAACAAAGTGGATATGAAAAAGAAGATTTATTTcaaactaatttaaaaaaaagttcattgataaaacctttaaaaaacgaaTGGCGTCATAAAAAAATCATGTCATTTTCACAAGTAAGAATGTCTTCTTCATTGAAATGTCTATAAAAAGAATGTCTGTCAAAAGAAGCTTGGATGATTTTTGTCAAAGTTTGTATCCACCGGATGTAGGACCGAAAATTTATGAACAGacacttgttttgtttagtAAAAATTGACACTTTTACTTGCTGCCTGTTAGTGTTAGGGACTATAGCTCTACCGGAAATTTTTTGAAGGTTGCTAGCTgcatttgttttaattcttgTGTGCTATGGGAGATTAATTTTTACATCGTGTCAATTGTTTGATGAACCATTTAATATTAGTTTCTTGAAGTTTATGTTACAACGTAACTATTTCTAGTACATTTGT
This Asterias rubens chromosome 8 unlocalized genomic scaffold, eAstRub1.3 super_scaffold_89, whole genome shotgun sequence DNA region includes the following protein-coding sequences:
- the LOC117305512 gene encoding beta-sarcoglycan-like; its protein translation is MATSVYQRGTNGNLSMLEKSLERRRVNKEHNSNFRAGHVPVHEEHLHKTGLRGRKRYFAYCFLALLYITAIGNLAVTALVIWVLQLDHNGLPSLQFLRGGLVRFSQETNAEKIKSSNGHIGSFLGRDMQISAQNASVHIGAGSSLKTSVEVKVGETVMRGHKGLKVINPLSGAVIFHTDKDKEVIAPTSAYTLQSLQITSPQIVSSAKEDLVIQSEAPVGLHGSEAVNVFAKQLNFKAQDISIESRSTLILDGSGGLYLNSTLIPKAARGVINRPRASVYKLCVCKTSGRIFQVPVQSNIQHPCANLESTVALCKDQ